In Aspergillus fumigatus Af293 chromosome 2, whole genome shotgun sequence, a genomic segment contains:
- a CDS encoding putative translational activator translates to MDDFPWEQVKSGDLESLRVALFSSSTTRRTHALQELRDRIGTELPQEIRQSLIGLLFTTYPLYVDRPSRQAVQQCLRTILKAPVPTEDLKYLTQNLLAEASKPGLAPSSAFVLLEWCSLLLQILKNDPDTHLSIVLDIVAVDAKALETCLAARPRPTLKQSALTVTRRALRAIFSSDNWGEDAVRQSVARLTGDSAAGQKNAPFLGVISGVCARLPNSKAVLENEKKLILAYYIKELVGSKAAVPNHIASGLSDFFASFITYEDFTSELVPPLEKSLLRAPEVVLGGLVPSLCSSLPEDFDLSEILFSRLLKHLLSSMKSNNATIRQGAVQSLESILSKSKKEEWLVKIAGEIIGPIKTQKITSPEHRAVYAQAVCGILPSESVSKDIVQGFAPVFSRESNEVALEQEIKALCKHLTFLLQSKVKVSDDVINAVVKGIADKRIPFRKLWHLLVGDVFWRIEAPTLATSEVGPFVTKFLDKMRDLFKEVTSNPLPSAQNGSLSAAFVYLALYERVSTAQGLDKADWETTVAQSMLFTPKPSFLLNPKAYTKLTSPAEIQWMVRALVAVSSGSKFEGTEVAAKIAWAHAFIYAVTAPGLRTNLREEAAHALMGIYLRRSELMGRVVTEALWTWILALRTAEKESAASSAGPASEKLLHLVAKAICPSAANIQSDKIRSDLKRQLVQLLVLCRPELIPNVSWIAQCLRTGTDPGDLVREYPDDFMKQLTQAHEDPIQSKVPGIDGAIWNAAGDLAFVAPNTMVPRLIRQIRDDLDASRLSRFTPTDAAIARTPEGTMFVDVLNTKSKQPAFDKNTKDYDTLKWEEELRAQLAQKKGQTQKKLSADEQAKVKAQLAKESKIRDEVLQEVKRIERGAGIIQGLASGPAVDADGWINPAVSSLLSLARAGVGLFAGDVVSKAYVKCSEKVSSRLGPLRPFVGVATLRAIGRSHLPPEMEAEPLGGLVTRILYRLRFASEQRPFDMTSLAYILPLIFMVLTRNGIEEVKGEEEGEQLLLALEFLSFHSGSFTDNRLPRVEVLNHLLTAMQKFTQHYKLIKDTLFDFCRCISSNITNEELTVLLQGTIIPDTSVRTSVLQVIESEIDLTDLDFSEHIWLGCHDQVEENAEIAENIWEENALEVDETSYGKLIPYLSSKDSQLRGAAARALGHAVELNPSVFGDIVQQLQSMYEEEVKPKEPAKDKYGMPLKVDTTDHWECRSGIALAFGAMTNSFEGDQIVSFLRFLIERGPLIDRNSVVRSQMADGGRSVVVSRGQQRVEELMEILETTLETSDKGSKTSDLLNEAVVVLYGSLAQHLKADDPRLQTVIKRLLATLPTPSETVQSAVSGCLPPLIRLCGPKSGEYVQEMLDQLLQTKNYATQRGAAYGLAGIVRGRGIFTLREYQVMSHLKDAIENKKEAHQRLGALLAFELFATILGRTFEPYVIQIVPQLLAGFGDPSIDVRDACLDAAKACFSNLSSYGVKKILPTLLDGLDDTQWRSQKGACDLLGAMAYLDPQQLAASLPDIIPPLTVVLNNTHKEVRNAANRSLQRFGEVISNPEVKGLVSVLLRALSDPTKYTDEALDALIKVSFVHYLDAPSLALVVRILERGLGDRSNTKRKSAQIIGSLAHLTERKDLISHLPIIVSGLQLAIVDPVPTTRATASKALGSLIEKLGEDALPDLIPNLMTTLKSDTGAGDRLGSAQALAEVLAGLGTTRLEETLPTILQNVSSSKPAVREGFMTLFIFLPACFGNSFAPYLSKVIPPILAGLADDVDSIRETSLKAGRLLVKNFSSKAIDLLLPELERGLADDSYRIRLSSVELVGDLLFSITGITAKADAEEEEEEAAQAGQSLLEVLGEERRNKVLSALFICRCDTSGLVKSAAMAVWKSLVASPKTLKEMVPTLSQFIIRRLGSSNMEHKVIASNALGDLIKKAGESVLATLLPSLEEGLRTSPDVDVKQGICIALRELITSASPEALEDYEKILISTVRVALVDSDEDVREAAAEAFDALQQILGKKAVDQVLPHLLMLLRNNEDAEQALSALLTLLTEQTRANIILPNLIPTLISSPISAFNARAIASLAEVAGSALTRRLPAILNSLMDNILSTTDEEHREELNSAFDAVLVSVDEFDGLNVVMNVMMTLLKHDDHRRRASAALHLNKFFSEAEIDYSRYYQDLIRVLLISFDDSDKEVVKAAWTALSGLTSHMRKEEMEVLTIPTRQVLRQVGVPGADLPGFSLPKGITAILPIFLQGLLNGNVEQRTQAALAIGDIIDRTNANSLKLFVTQITGPLIRVVSERSVDIKCAIFFTLNKLLEKIPMAVKPFLPQLQRTFARGLADSTSETLRNRAAKGLGILITLTPRVDPLIAELITGTKTDDMGVKNAMMKALQEVVGKAGANMSEASKNAILALIDDDASDQTDGVAITNAKLLGALVKVLPASTASPLIKNRVLTSHMTHASILGLNALLVDSPSSLTETYTAETQSIICQGVSNKDPFIAENSVLAAGKFLLIEDESRNFETNKAIFEALAPCIQAGVPPDVRRLTLVVLRTVSRLHPELTRPHLALLAPPIFSCVRDVIIPVKLAAEAAFLSLFSVEESESAVFDKYMAGPGAELPPGPKRSMSDYFKRVALRLAGQARERKEAEGGQGGLGLSNDEAEDEKELWSVGKVDLGEGSFADE, encoded by the exons ATGGACGACTTTCCATGGGAACAGGTGAAATCAGGAGACCTGGAGAGCCTGCGAGTCGCTCTCTTCTCGAGCTCGACTACTCGCAGAACTCATGCTCTCCAGGAGCTCCGCGATAGAATTG GCACTGAGTTACCACAAGAAATCCGGCAGTCCCTTATAGGACTCCTTTTTACAACCTATCCGCTCTACGTTGATCGCCCCTCTCGACAAGCCGTCCAGCAATGTCTGCGCACGATCCTCAAGGCGCCCGTTCCGACCGAAGATCTGAAATACCTCACCCAGAATCTGCTCGCTGAGGCTTCTAAACCCGGATTAGCCCCATCTTCCGCGTTTGTCCTGCTGGAATGGTGCTCCCTTCTGCTGCAGATATTGAAAAATGACCCGGACACACACCTCTCAATCGTCCTGGACATTGTCGCTGTGGATGCAAAGGCTCTCGAAACCTGTCTTGCTGCTCGTCCTAGACCAACGTTGAAACAGTCTGCCCTTACTGTTACGAGACGTGCTCTACGCGCCATTTTCTCGTCAGACAATTGGGGCGAGGATGCTGTCCGCCAGTCAGTCGCTCGGCTGACTGGTGACTCGGCGGCGGGGCAGAAGAATGCGCCCTTCCTCGGTGTCATTTCTGGTGTATGCGCCCGCTTACCGAACAGCAAGGCCGTCCTGGAGAATGAAAAGAAATTGATCCTCGCATACTACATCAAAGAATTGGTCGgctcaaaagctgcagtACCAAACCACATCGCAAGCGGCTTATCCgacttcttcgcctcttTTATTACCTACGAGGATTTCACATCAGAGCTAGTACCTCCTCTTGAGAAATCACTCTTGCGTGCTCCAGAGGTGGTGTTGGGTGGATTGGTGCCTTCACTATGCTCTTCTCTGCCAGAGGACTTTGACCTTTCTGAGATTCTGTTCTCTCGGCTTCTGAAGCACCTTCTCTCCAGCATGAAATCAAACAATGCAACTATTAGGCAAGGTGCTGTGCAATCTCTGGAGTCCATCCTTTCAAAGTCTAAAAAGGAGGAATGGCTTGTCAAGATCGCTGGTGAGATCATCGGGCCCATCAAGACCCAGAAAATCACTAGCCCGGAGCATCGTGCTGTGTATGCTCAAGCGGTCTGTGGTATCCTGCCTAGTGAGAGTGTCTCCAAAGACATAGTGCAAGGGTTTGCTCCTGTCTTCTCGCGGGAGTCTAACGAGGTAGCATTGGAACAAGAAATCAAGGCCCTCTGCAAGCACCtcactttcctccttcaatCCAAGGTGAAAGTTAGTGACGATGTCATCAATGCCGTCGTCAAAGGAATTGCGGATAAGCGTATCCCGTTCAGGAAGCTTTGGCATCTGCTTGTTGGAGACGTCTTCTGGCGTATTGAAGCACCAACGCTGGCTACCTCCGAGGTTGGACCATTTGTCACCAAGTTCCTCGACAAAATGAGAGATTTGTTCAAGGAGGTAACCTCAAATCCTCTACCTTCAGCTCAGAATGGCTCTTTATCCGCAGCATTTGTATACCTTGCCCTCTACGAAAGGGTATCTACCGCCCAGGGATTAGATAAGGCGGACTGGGAAACTACCGTGGCACAGTCGATGCTCTTCACCCCaaagccttcttttcttctcaaCCCTAAGGCTTATACCAAGTTGACGTCTCCAGCAGAGATCCAGTGGATGGTTCGCGCCCTTGTGGCTGTCTCGTCTGGATCCAAGTTCGAGGGCACCGAAGTTGCAGCCAAGATTGCATGGGCTCATGCATTCATTTACGCTGTCACGGCTCCCGGGCTTCGCACAAATTTGCGTGAGGAAGCTGCTCACGCGCTTATGGGAATTTATCTACGAAGGTCGGAACTGATGGGTCGCGTTGTCACTGAAGCTCTGTGGACGTGGATTCTCGCCCTGAGAACGGCGGAGAAAGAGTCTGCTGCATCGTCTGCAGGACCGGCGAGTGAGAAGCTCCTGCACCTCGTAGCGAAGGCCATCTGTCCTTCTGCCGCCAATATACAGTCCGATAAGATTCGATCTGATCTGAAGCGTCAACTCGTTCAGCTTCTTGTACTTTGCAGGCCCGAACTGATCCCCAATGTTTCATGGATCGCACAGTGCTTAAGGACTGGTACAGATCCTGGAGATCTTGTGCGTGAATATCCGGATGACTTTATGAAGCAATTAACGCAGGCGCATGAG GACCCCATCCAATCAAAAGTCCCTGGAATTGATGGAGCTATCTGGAATGCTGCAGGGGACTTGGCATTTGTCGCACCAAACACTATGGTCCCTCGCCTGATTCGGCAGATCAGAGACGATTTGGATGCATCTCGTCTTTCTAGGTTTACACCAACCGATGCGGCCATTGCCCGCACACCAGAGGGGACCATGTTTGTTGATGTCCTTAACACCAAGTCGAAGCAGCCAGCATTCGACAAGAATACTAAGGACTACGACACCCTTAAATGGGAAGAAGAGCTGCGGGCGCAATTAGCTCAGAAGAAAGGTCAAacgcagaagaagcttagcGCGGATGAACAAGCGAAGGTCAAAGCTCAACTTGCCAAGGAATCTAAGATCCGTGACGAGGTTCTACAGGAAGTGAAGAGAATCGAAAGAGGAGCTGGCATTATTCAGGGGCTTGCGAGCGGGCCCGCCGTTGATGCTGATGGGTGGATCAACCCCGCTGTCAGCTCGCTGCTGTCCCTGGCCCGAGCTGGCGTGGGCTTGTTCGCGGGTGACGTCGTTTCCAAAGCGTACGTGAAATGCTCTGAGAAAGTCTCCTCGCGCCTGGGTCCTCTTCGCCCCTTCGTTGGTGTTGCGACACTACGAGCAATTGGCAGGTCCCATCTGCCGCCTGAGATGGAAGCCGAGCCACTTGGTG GGCTTGTCACAAGAATTCTTTATCGCCTTCGATTTGCTTCTGAGCAACGCCCATTCGACATGACATCCCTGGCATATATACTTCCCTTGATATTCATGGTTCTGACCCGCAATGGCatcgaagaagtcaaaggggaagaagaaggagagcagTTGCTTCTGGCGCTGGAGTTCCTGTCATTCCACTCCGGCTCAT TCACTGACAACCGTCTTCCACGCGTTGAGGTTTTGAATCACCTGCTTACTGCCATGCAGAAGTTTACCCAGCACTACAAGCTGATCAAGGATACTCTCTTTGATTTCTGTAGATGCATTTCGTCCAACATCACCAATGAGGAGCTTACTGTCCTTCTGCAAGGCACCATCATTCCAGATACATCCGTCCGAACTTCGGTGCTGCAGGTTATTGAGTCTGAAATTGATCTGACTGACCTGGACTTCTCTGAACACATCTGGTTGGGCTGTCACGATCAGGTGGAAGAGAACGCGGAAATCGCTGAAAATATCTGGGAAGAAAATGCCCTCGAGGTCGACGAGACTTCCTACGGGAAACTCATTCCGTATCTTTCTTCCAAGGACTCCCAACTCCGAGGCGCTGCTGCCCGCGCGTTGGGCCATGCAGTGGAACTCAATCCGTCGGTCTTCGGGGACATTGTCCAGCAATTGCAGTCGATGTACGAGGAGGAAGTGAAGCCCAAAGAGCCTGCGAAGGACAAGTACGGAATGCCGCTCAAGGTGGATACGACCGACCACTGGGAATGCCGCAGTGGCATCGCCCTCGCTTTTGGTGCTATGACAAATAGTTTCGAAGGCGATCAGATTGTTTCGTTCCTTCGCTTTCTGATTGAAAGAGGGCCCTTGATCGACAGAAACTCTGTGGTGAGATCCCAAATGGCTGACGGTGGCAGATCCGTCGTCGTCTCACGCGGCCAGCAGCGGGTGGAGGAGTTGATGGAAATACTGGAAACCACTCTAGAAACTTCAGACAAAGGAAGCAAAACATCCGACCTTCTCAATGAAGCAGTGGTTGTTCTCTACGGCTCTCTGGCTCAGCATCTCAAGGCGGACGATCCGCGGTTGCAAACAGTAATCAAGCGACTTCTAGCAACACTCCCAACTCCGTCGGAAACTGTACAATCGGCTGTCTCGGGATGCCTTCCGCCACTCATTCGTCTCTGCGGGCCAAAGAGTGGAGAGTATGTACAAGAGATGCTGGATCAATTATTGCAGACCAAGAATTACGCTACCCAGCGTGGCGCGGCTTACGGTCTGGCTGGTATCGTTCGTGGAAGGGGCATCTTCACTCTGCGGGAGTACCAGGTCATGTCTCACCTGAAAGACGCAATTGAGAATAAGAAAGAGGCACATCAGAGACTTGGTGCTCTGTTAGCGTTTGAACTCTTCGCTACCATCCTCGGGCGCACATTTGAACCATATGTCATTCAGATCGTGCCGCAGCTCCTTGCCGGTTTCGGTGACCCTAGCATCGACGTTCGCGATGCTTGCCTCGACGCAGCAAAGGCTTGCTTCTCTAATCTCAGCTCCTACGGTGTGAAGAAGATTCTCCCTACtctcctcgatggtcttgaCGACACACAATGGCGCAGTCAAAAGGGAGCCTGCGATCTCCTTGGGGCAATGGCTTATCTCGACCCCCAGCAATTGGCAGCAAGCTTGCCCGACATCATCCCTCCACTTACTGTGGTGCTCAATAATACTCACAAGGAGGTGCGCAACGCCGCAAATCGTAGTCTGCAGCGATTTGGTGAGGTCATTAGCAACCCCGAAGTGAAGGGTTTGGTCAGTGTTCTCCTCAGGGCCCTGAGTGATCCGACCAAATACACAGATGAGGCTCTGGATGCACTTATCAAGGTCTCTTTCGTTCATTATTTGGATGCTCCCTCTTTGGCGCTTGTTGTCCGTATCCTTGAGCGTGGTCTTGGCGACAGATCAAATACCAAGAGGAAGTCCGCACAGATCATTGGCAGTTTGGCTCATCTTACTGAGCGGAAGGATCTTATCTCTCACCTGCCCATTATCGTTTCTGGATTGCAGTTGGCCATCGTCGATCCAGTGCCTACTACTCGTGCCACCGCGTCCAAAGCTCTCGGCTCACTTATCGAGAAACTCGGAGAGGATGCACTACCCGATCTCATTCCCAACCTCATGACTACGCTCAAGTCGGATACTGGCGCCGGTGATCGTTTGGGATCCGCACAGGCTCTTGCGGAGGTTCTGGCAGGTCTAGGAACGACAAGACTGGAAGAGACACTGCCAACAATCTTGCAGAACGTCTCAAGCTCCAAGCCAGCTGTTCGGGAAGGCTTCATGACACTCTTTATTTTCCTGCCTGCCTGCTTTGGAAACAGCTTTGCGCCATATCTTAGCAAGGTTATTCCTCCCATTCTCGCGGGATTggcagatgatgtcgacTCCATTCGGGAGACGTCTCTCAAGGCTGGTCGTCTGCTGGTCAAGAACTTCTCTTCCAAGGCTATCGACTTGCTTCTTCCGGAACTTGAACGCGGTCTTGCGGACGATAGCTACCGTATCAGATTGAGCTCTGTTGAACTGGTGGGTGACCTGCTCTTCAGCATCACGGGTATCACAGCCAAGGCAgatgcggaagaggaagaggaagaggctgctcAAGCCGGACAGTCCCTGCTCGAGGTCCTCGgcgaggagaggagaaacaAGGTCTTGTCTGCTCTGTTCATTTGTCGCTGCGATACTTCTGGTCTTGTCAAGAGCGCAGCGATGGCTGTTTGGAAGTCGCTTGTCGCTTCACCGAAAACTCTCAAGGAGATGGTGCCTACTTTGTCGCAGTTCATCATTCGGCGTCTTGGTTCATCAAACATGGAACACAAGGTTATCGCCAGCAATGCTCTTGGAGACCTTATCAAGAAGGCTGGCGAGTCCGTGCTCGCTACTTTGCTGCCATCTCTCGAGGAAGGCCTCCGTACGTCACCCGATGTGGATGTCAAGCAAGGTATCTGCATTGCCCTGAGAGAGCTCATTACCTCTGCGTCTCCTGAAGCCCTGGAGGACTACGAAAAGATCCTCATCTCAACCGTTCGGGTTGCTCTTGTCGATAGTGACGAAGACGTCCgtgaagcagcagcagaagccttCGATGCACTGCAGCAGATTCTTGGCAAGAAGGCTGTTGACCAGGTCTTGCCCCATCTCCTGATGCTTTTGAGAAACAACGAGGATGCTGAGCAAGCGCTGTCAGCACTACTGACGCTCCTTACCGAGCAAACAAGGGCTAACATCATTTTACCCAACCTGATCCCAACCTTGATCAGTTCGCCCATCTCTGCCTTCAATGCAAGGGCCATCGCTTCCTTGGCTGAGGTGGCAGGTTCGGCCTTGACGCGTAGATTGCCCGCGATTCTCAACTCCTTGATGGACAACATCCTTTCCACTACGGACGAGGAGCATCGGGAAGAACTGAACAGCGCCTTCGATGCCGTCTTGGTATCGGTGGATGAGTTCGATGGTCTGAATGTCGTGATGAACGTCATGATGACTCTTCTGAAACACGATGACCACAGACGCCGCGCCAGCGCTGCGCTCCATCTTAACAAGTTCTTCTCTGAAGCTGAGATCGACTACTCCAGGTACTACCAGGATCTGATTCGTGTCCTGCTCATTTCCTTCGACGACAGCGATAAGGAAGTTGTCAAGGCAGCTTGGACAGCACTCAGTGGCCTCACGTCTCACATGCGCAaagaggaaatggaagtCCTCACTATTCCAACACGCCAGGTTCTTCGACAAGTGGGTGTGCCTGGAGCCGATCTGCCAGGTTTCAGCTTGCCGAAGGGTATCACTGCCATTCTACCAATTTTCTTGCAGGGTCTTCTCAACGGCAATGTGGAACAGCGTACGCAAGCAGCTCTGGCCATTGGCGATATCATCGACCGTACGAATGCAAACTCGTTGAAGCTTTTCGTTACTCAAATCACTGGTCCCTTGATCAGAGTGGTTTCTGAACGTTCAGTGGATATCAAAT GTGCTATCTTCTTCACGCTTAACAAgcttcttgagaagatccCGATGGCAGTCAAGCCATTCCTGCCTCAACTGCAACGTACGTTTGCGCGAGGTCTAGCCGATTCTACCAGTGAGACACTACGCAACAGGGCTGCTAAGGGTCTTGGAATCTTGATTACCTTGACTCCAAGGGTGGATCCTCTCATTGCAG AATTGATTACGGGTACAAAGACAGATGATATGGGCGTCAAGAAtgcgatgatgaaggcacTACAAGAGGTCGTCGGCAAAGCTGGCGCAAATATGAGTGAGGCTTCGAAGAATGCTATCCTTGCACtcattgacgatgatgctAGCGATCAGACTG ATGGTGTTGCTATCACGAATGCCAAATTGCTTGGTGCGCTGGTGAAGGTGCTTCCCGCGTCTACCGCAAGCCCACTGATCAA GAACCGTGTGCTCACAAGCCATATGACACACGCATCCATTCTAGGCCTGAACGCCTTGCTGGTTGACTCACCGTCGTCCCTCACTGAGACTTACACTGCCGAGACTCAATCGATCATATGTCAGGGCGTCTCGAACAAGGAT CCTTTCATTGCCGAGAACAGCGTCCTCGCGGCCGGGAAGTTCCTTTTGATCGAGGACGAGAGTCGCAATTTCGAGACGAACAAGGCCATCTTCGAAGCGCTAGCGCCCTGCATACAGGCGGGCGTGCCTCCTGATGTTCGCCGTCTCACTTTGGTGGTCTTGAGAACGGTGAGCCGACTTCATCCCGAACTGACACGGCCTCATCTGGCTCTGCTTGCACCACCGATTTTCAGCTGTGTTCGTGATGTCATCATTCCCGTCAAGCTCGCTGCTGAAGCTGCGTTCCTGTCACTCTTCTCGGTTGAGGAATCTGAAAGTGCTGTTTTCGACAAGTATATGGCTGGGCCTGGGGCTGAACTTCCCCCTGGACCTAAGCGGAGTATGTCGGACTACTTCAAGCGAGTTGCGCTACGTCTCGCCGGCCAGGCTAGAGAACGCAAGGAGGCTGAAGGTGGACAGGGAGGACTGGGACTGTCCAATGACGAagctgaggatgagaaggaacTATGGAGCGTTGGAAAAGTCGATCTTGGGGAAGGCTCATTTGCTGATGAGTAG
- a CDS encoding 60S ribosomal protein eL19: protein MVNLRTQKRLAASVVGCGKRKIWLDPNEMNEISNANSRQTIRKLVSDGLIIRKPVTMHSRARARELNAARRIGRHRGLGKRKGTKDARMPSQLLWMRRMRVLRRLLVRYRAAGKIDKHLYHELYHLSKGNTFKHKRALIEHIQKAKAERQRERLLKEEMDAKRAKNKALRERRQERIEAKRNALASQEQQE from the exons AT GGTCAACCTTCGCACCCAGAAGCGCCTCGCCGCCTCCGTGGTGGGCTGCGGCAAGCGCAAGATTTGGCTCGATCCCAATGAGATGAATGAGATCTCCAACGCCAACTCCCGCCAGACTATCCGCAAGCTCGTCAGCGATggcctcatcatccgcaAGCCCGTCACCATGCACTCCCGCGCCCGTGCCCGTGAGCTCAACGCTGCTCGCAGAATCGGCAGACACCGCGGTCTGGGTAAGCGTAAGGGTACCAAGGACGCTCGTATGCCCAG CCAGCTCCTCTGGATGCGCCGCATGCGTGTTCTCCGtcgcctcctcgtccgctACCGTGCCGCCGGCAAGATCGACAAGCACCTTTACCACGAGCTCTACCACCTGAGCAAGGGTAACACCTTCAAGCACAAGCGCGCTCTGATTGAGCAC ATCCAGAAGGCCAAGGCTGAGAGACAGCGTGAGCGCCTGctcaaggaagagatggacgCCAAGCGTGCCAAGAACAAGGCCCTCCGTGAGAGACGACAGGAGCGTATCGAGGCCAAGCGTAACGCTCTGGCCAGccaggagcagcaggagtAA